The following are encoded in a window of Amphibacillus xylanus NBRC 15112 genomic DNA:
- a CDS encoding riboflavin synthase, with the protein MFTGLIQEQGKILKVNRKADTVQLTCQASEKILADYQIGDSMAINGVCLTAIAKTNSHFTVDIMPETFYRTTFSKLKINDQVNLERALSFHGRLEGHLVSGHIDTTVRLIEKRNHENALILTFDYPKDQQGEIIPQGSIAINGVSLTVTDVQARSFSVSLIPHSKDQTNLGTLNRGEYVNVETDMIGKYIKAQAHLTDKVTGGFLQ; encoded by the coding sequence TTGTTTACTGGTCTAATTCAAGAACAAGGAAAAATCCTAAAAGTTAATCGAAAGGCAGATACAGTACAGTTGACTTGCCAAGCTTCAGAAAAAATATTAGCTGACTATCAAATTGGAGATAGTATGGCGATTAACGGTGTTTGTCTAACAGCAATTGCTAAGACTAATTCCCACTTTACCGTTGATATCATGCCCGAGACTTTTTACCGGACAACTTTTTCTAAATTAAAAATAAACGATCAAGTAAATTTGGAACGTGCACTCTCTTTCCACGGAAGATTAGAGGGTCATTTAGTATCCGGGCATATTGATACAACCGTTCGATTGATCGAAAAAAGGAACCATGAAAATGCATTGATTTTAACATTTGACTATCCTAAAGATCAACAAGGCGAAATCATTCCACAAGGATCAATTGCAATTAATGGCGTTAGCTTAACTGTCACAGATGTGCAAGCACGGTCTTTTTCTGTTAGTTTAATCCCACATTCAAAGGATCAGACAAATTTAGGAACGTTAAATCGCGGTGAGTATGTTAACGTTGAAACAGATATGATTGGAAAATATATTAAGGCACAAGCTCATCTTACTGATAAAGTAACGGGAGGATTTCTACAATGA
- a CDS encoding bifunctional 3,4-dihydroxy-2-butanone-4-phosphate synthase/GTP cyclohydrolase II, with protein sequence MTKHIEKAIEDLKQGKLIIVVDDDNREAEGDLVGLASLATAETVNFMTKHARGLICAPISEAIADHFGLTEMIEENTDPYRTAFTISVDHKETSTGISAFDRAKTIKELANLSNNEQAFHKPGHIFPLIAKEGGVLERRGHTEAAIDLAKLANEPQATYICEILNDDGTMARRPQLEALAAEWKMPIISIEELVTYLTANQELTVKLPTSYGDFDLTLFEDQANKEHLLLSKGEIRSLQEPLLIRVHSECLTGDIFGSHRCDCGEQLHEALRMIEENGIGAILYLRQEGRGIGLKNKLKTYQLQENGLDTFDANIALGFEPDERDYHFAAQILKSLGIKMVNLITNNPDKIEQLQAFGIEVVERIPLEVRPEKENLNYLRTKKEKFDHLLSIN encoded by the coding sequence ATGACTAAACATATTGAAAAAGCGATCGAAGACTTAAAACAAGGCAAGCTTATCATTGTCGTAGATGATGATAATCGTGAGGCAGAAGGAGATTTAGTTGGTTTAGCGAGCTTAGCTACGGCCGAAACTGTGAATTTCATGACCAAACATGCGCGAGGTTTAATCTGCGCACCTATTTCTGAAGCTATTGCGGATCATTTTGGCCTCACAGAAATGATAGAAGAGAATACAGATCCATACAGAACAGCGTTTACGATCAGTGTCGATCATAAGGAAACCTCAACAGGAATTTCTGCTTTCGATCGCGCAAAAACAATTAAAGAATTAGCTAACCTGTCTAACAACGAGCAAGCATTTCATAAGCCTGGCCATATTTTCCCGTTAATCGCAAAAGAAGGGGGCGTACTCGAGCGAAGAGGCCATACTGAAGCAGCCATTGATTTAGCTAAGCTGGCAAACGAACCGCAGGCTACCTATATATGTGAAATCTTAAACGATGATGGGACAATGGCACGAAGACCGCAACTAGAAGCGTTAGCTGCCGAGTGGAAAATGCCAATCATTAGTATCGAAGAATTAGTGACTTATTTGACCGCAAATCAAGAATTAACAGTCAAGCTACCAACATCTTATGGAGACTTTGATTTAACTCTGTTCGAGGATCAAGCAAATAAAGAGCACCTTTTGCTTTCTAAAGGTGAAATTAGAAGTCTTCAAGAGCCTTTACTGATACGTGTCCACTCTGAATGTCTTACAGGTGATATCTTTGGCTCACATCGTTGCGATTGCGGCGAACAATTACACGAAGCATTGCGGATGATTGAAGAAAATGGCATCGGAGCCATTTTATATTTACGCCAAGAAGGACGTGGAATTGGTTTAAAAAACAAACTGAAAACCTATCAGCTTCAGGAAAATGGTCTAGATACATTTGATGCAAATATCGCACTAGGTTTTGAACCGGATGAGCGAGATTATCACTTTGCCGCCCAAATTCTTAAGTCGCTAGGAATTAAAATGGTTAACTTAATCACAAATAACCCAGATAAAATCGAACAATTACAAGCGTTTGGCATCGAAGTCGTTGAACGTATTCCATTAGAAGTCAGACCTGAAAAGGAAAACCTCAATTATTTAAGAACAAAAAAGGAAAAATTTGATCACCTATTATCAATTAACTAA
- a CDS encoding helix-turn-helix transcriptional regulator → MKNIKLKVARIEQDLSQAELAKEVGVTRQTIGLIELGKYNPTLNLCLAICHRLGKTLDELFWQDPN, encoded by the coding sequence ATGAAGAACATTAAACTTAAAGTAGCTCGAATAGAGCAAGATTTATCACAAGCTGAATTAGCAAAAGAAGTCGGGGTTACGAGGCAGACGATCGGTTTAATTGAATTAGGGAAATATAATCCAACGCTTAACTTATGCTTAGCCATTTGTCATCGACTTGGCAAAACGCTTGATGAACTATTTTGGCAAGATCCAAACTAA
- a CDS encoding GntR family transcriptional regulator has protein sequence MTARLKDDQPIFIQIAELIETSIADETYLAHDQVPSTNEFAKHYQINPATAAKGINLLVDQGILYKKRGVGMFVTDEAKEIIFKKRRERFYDHFIIPLVEEAKMIQLTKDQLINWIEEELKYED, from the coding sequence TTGACAGCAAGATTGAAGGATGATCAGCCTATTTTTATTCAAATAGCTGAATTAATTGAAACAAGCATTGCAGATGAAACTTATCTTGCGCACGATCAAGTCCCTTCGACAAATGAATTTGCGAAACACTATCAAATTAACCCAGCGACAGCGGCTAAAGGAATTAATCTACTTGTTGATCAAGGGATACTTTATAAGAAACGGGGCGTTGGTATGTTTGTAACTGATGAGGCTAAAGAAATCATTTTCAAAAAAAGACGAGAACGATTTTATGATCATTTTATTATTCCTTTAGTTGAAGAAGCGAAAATGATTCAGTTAACGAAAGACCAGCTTATTAATTGGATTGAGGAGGAGTTAAAGTATGAGGATTGA
- a CDS encoding ABC transporter ATP-binding protein, with the protein MRIEIDKITKTFGKETALKQLSLELSGNKIIGLLGKNGAGKTTLLRLLAGHFRPSSGEIKINQQPSFDNYNVTKDICFIEENHNFYPKFRVDDILKLSAVFYPNWNTEEANQLLNIFKLKKKQKIHALSKGMLSALGIIVGISSHAPLTIFDEPYIGLDATARSTFYELLLSSYQEDPRMIVLSTHLIDEVSNLFEEVVILHDGEVLLQELADDLATKHQLISGSKQAVDRAITGKNVIYQSELLGRKSAIIFDDQIDITSDLTSSHVSLQELFVYLTKEEVAQNVQSN; encoded by the coding sequence ATGAGGATTGAGATTGATAAGATTACTAAAACATTTGGTAAAGAGACAGCTTTAAAACAGCTATCCTTAGAACTATCGGGAAACAAAATTATTGGTTTATTAGGTAAAAACGGAGCAGGGAAAACAACGTTATTACGCCTGTTAGCAGGGCATTTTCGACCTTCTTCAGGAGAGATTAAAATTAATCAGCAACCTTCTTTTGATAACTACAACGTTACAAAAGATATTTGTTTCATTGAAGAAAATCATAACTTTTATCCAAAGTTTAGAGTAGATGATATATTAAAACTATCTGCAGTTTTTTATCCAAATTGGAATACAGAAGAAGCAAATCAGTTACTCAATATTTTTAAATTGAAGAAAAAACAAAAAATTCATGCTTTATCAAAAGGTATGCTTTCTGCTCTTGGAATTATTGTTGGTATTTCTAGTCATGCACCATTAACAATATTCGACGAACCATATATCGGACTAGATGCTACTGCAAGGTCTACCTTTTACGAATTGTTACTATCCTCTTATCAAGAAGATCCACGTATGATTGTGTTATCGACACACTTAATTGATGAGGTAAGTAATTTGTTTGAAGAAGTTGTTATTCTGCATGATGGTGAGGTATTGCTTCAAGAACTAGCAGATGATTTAGCAACAAAGCATCAGCTCATCTCTGGTTCAAAGCAGGCTGTTGATCGAGCAATTACAGGGAAAAATGTGATTTATCAATCAGAGTTACTCGGTAGAAAATCAGCAATTATTTTCGATGATCAGATAGACATCACATCTGATCTAACGAGTTCACATGTTAGTTTACAAGAATTATTTGTATATCTTACAAAAGAGGAGGTTGCTCAAAATGTTCAATCAAATTAA
- a CDS encoding alanine/glycine:cation symporter family protein, with protein MNFSTVIEYINSILWGPPMLILLVGTGVLFTIRLKGLQVRQFKRAFKQTFGGLFKKGDRADADGMSSFQALATAIAAQVGTGNIAGVATAVASGGPGAVFWMWISGFFGMGTIFAEAILAQLHTERKDGEVTGGPAYYIKKGLGSKLLASIFAVLLIIALGFMGNMVQSSSIAEATYTAFGMPKFLTGIIIAVIVGLIVIGGVARIASFTEKIVPIMVTFYIIGSLTIIFMHYEMILPAFQMIFQEAFKSSAVAGGVVGVSIKEAMRYGVARGLFSNEAGMGSTPHAHAVAKVKHPGEQGLTAMIGVVIDTGVVCTMTALVILTTDAFSSGLFGTQLTQAGFSAGFGSFGVTFIAICLFFFAISTIISWYYFAEANIKFLFGKKGVMPYQILVLIFIVFGTSMTAEIVWELADVFNGLMVIPNLIALLGLGSLVVKVTKDYEENFLLNNPATYTTDHHKKN; from the coding sequence ATGAATTTTTCAACAGTGATTGAGTATATTAACAGTATTTTGTGGGGACCACCAATGTTAATCTTATTGGTTGGAACGGGTGTACTTTTTACAATTCGACTAAAAGGGTTACAAGTTCGTCAGTTTAAGCGAGCATTTAAACAAACTTTTGGTGGTTTATTTAAGAAGGGTGATCGAGCGGATGCGGATGGAATGAGTTCGTTTCAAGCGCTGGCTACTGCGATTGCAGCGCAAGTTGGTACGGGGAATATTGCTGGGGTTGCAACAGCAGTAGCGTCTGGTGGTCCTGGTGCAGTATTTTGGATGTGGATAAGTGGATTTTTTGGGATGGGAACGATTTTTGCTGAAGCGATTTTAGCGCAGTTACATACTGAGCGCAAAGATGGCGAAGTGACTGGTGGGCCTGCATATTATATAAAGAAAGGTCTTGGCAGTAAGTTGTTGGCCAGTATTTTTGCGGTACTCTTAATTATCGCCCTAGGATTTATGGGAAACATGGTACAATCAAGTTCGATCGCGGAGGCAACATATACAGCGTTTGGGATGCCGAAGTTTCTGACTGGAATAATCATCGCTGTTATAGTTGGCTTAATCGTCATTGGTGGTGTTGCACGGATTGCTTCGTTTACAGAAAAAATTGTCCCGATTATGGTAACATTTTACATTATCGGTTCGTTGACGATTATTTTTATGCATTATGAGATGATTTTACCTGCATTTCAAATGATTTTTCAAGAGGCATTTAAGTCGTCGGCGGTGGCAGGTGGAGTGGTTGGTGTCTCAATTAAGGAAGCAATGCGTTATGGAGTTGCACGCGGTTTGTTTTCGAATGAAGCCGGCATGGGTTCGACACCGCACGCTCATGCAGTTGCAAAAGTTAAGCATCCAGGGGAACAGGGTCTGACGGCGATGATTGGTGTTGTGATTGATACCGGTGTTGTTTGTACGATGACCGCACTTGTTATTTTAACGACTGATGCTTTTTCAAGTGGTTTGTTTGGAACACAATTGACACAGGCTGGGTTTTCAGCCGGATTTGGCAGTTTTGGGGTAACTTTTATCGCAATTTGTTTGTTCTTTTTTGCAATTTCAACAATTATTAGTTGGTATTATTTTGCTGAAGCAAACATTAAGTTCCTCTTTGGAAAAAAAGGCGTTATGCCATATCAAATACTCGTGCTAATCTTTATTGTTTTTGGCACGAGTATGACAGCTGAAATTGTTTGGGAATTAGCGGATGTTTTTAATGGCTTAATGGTGATTCCAAACTTAATCGCCTTACTTGGCTTGGGCTCACTTGTCGTTAAAGTAACCAAAGATTATGAGGAGAATTTTTTATTAAATAATCCTGCAACATATACAACTGATCATCATAAAAAGAATTAG
- a CDS encoding DUF6773 family protein — MRLFKQTKVIDERIVNLKNKIYAEVFIIVTIICSLSSIVKYFFLDKGIEDIATELIILIFSSAYYTYRSMQLGIFSAEVEIHDATSKWPRRKKNLVGSIIGGVVIALIFGINSAVRYGDNLGQSIEYFFMVTFVSLMIYLPFLIITLVIGHDTLYKKSDDVVNKMMINSDSGDENEEH, encoded by the coding sequence ATGAGACTCTTTAAACAAACGAAGGTTATCGATGAAAGAATTGTTAATTTAAAAAATAAAATTTACGCTGAAGTGTTTATTATCGTAACGATCATTTGTAGTTTATCAAGTATTGTGAAATACTTTTTCCTTGATAAAGGGATAGAAGATATTGCAACAGAATTAATCATTTTAATATTTAGCAGTGCTTACTATACCTATCGTTCTATGCAATTGGGGATATTTTCAGCGGAAGTGGAAATCCACGATGCAACGAGTAAATGGCCGAGAAGGAAGAAAAACCTTGTTGGAAGTATAATTGGTGGTGTTGTAATTGCCTTAATATTCGGCATTAATAGCGCAGTACGGTATGGAGACAATTTGGGCCAGAGTATTGAGTATTTTTTCATGGTGACATTTGTTTCACTAATGATCTATTTACCATTTTTAATCATCACTTTAGTTATCGGACACGATACGTTGTATAAAAAAAGTGACGATGTAGTAAATAAAATGATGATCAATTCTGATTCTGGTGATGAAAATGAAGAACATTAA
- a CDS encoding transposase: MKSVIEKSLNFNKMIKVNFDGGNLTSDSGLLLYKEFDEKIGLGQSIQ; encoded by the coding sequence ATGAAAAGTGTAATCGAAAAGTCACTTAATTTCAACAAAATGATCAAAGTTAATTTTGACGGTGGAAATTTAACCTCAGACTCAGGGCTATTATTGTATAAAGAGTTCGATGAAAAGATTGGACTCGGCCAGTCTATTCAATAA
- the ribH gene encoding 6,7-dimethyl-8-ribityllumazine synthase yields the protein MPIFEGNFNGENLKVGIVIARFNELITSKLLSGAIDNLLRHGVKEEDIDIYWVPGAFEIPFITKKLVDNHKYDGIITLGAVIRGATTHYELVTNEVAKGVAHIGLTSDIPVLFGVLTTETIEQALERAGTKAGNKGSEVAQGLLELISLNKAI from the coding sequence ATGCCAATATTTGAAGGTAATTTTAACGGAGAAAATCTAAAAGTAGGAATTGTGATCGCTCGATTTAATGAGCTAATCACTTCTAAGCTCTTATCTGGGGCAATTGACAATTTATTACGACATGGGGTTAAGGAAGAAGATATTGATATTTACTGGGTTCCAGGCGCATTTGAGATTCCTTTTATCACAAAAAAATTAGTTGACAATCATAAATATGACGGAATTATCACTCTTGGAGCCGTGATCCGCGGGGCAACGACACATTATGAATTAGTTACGAATGAAGTCGCCAAAGGGGTCGCACATATTGGACTAACATCAGATATACCGGTTTTATTCGGCGTGCTAACAACAGAAACGATCGAACAAGCACTTGAACGAGCTGGAACAAAAGCTGGCAATAAAGGTAGCGAAGTTGCACAAGGATTACTAGAATTGATCTCACTTAATAAAGCGATATAA
- a CDS encoding HD domain-containing protein, whose translation MINQAIEFATLSHQNQTRKGTDIPYILHCLEAGIIAANMTNKDGHVDSDVVCAAILHDTIEDANVSYETLKEVFNENIANLVKRQSEDKSKEWIDRKKETISFLKSNQSKDVEIATLADKLSNIRSIFRDYEVESEQLWNKFNAGKESQHWYYQSIAESFSQVKDTNEYREYRDLIRRVFEGKETNSDSENK comes from the coding sequence ATGATTAACCAAGCGATTGAGTTTGCGACATTAAGTCATCAAAACCAAACGAGAAAGGGAACAGACATCCCATATATTCTACACTGTCTTGAAGCGGGCATTATTGCCGCTAACATGACAAACAAAGACGGTCATGTCGACAGTGATGTCGTCTGTGCAGCCATTCTACATGATACAATTGAGGATGCGAATGTATCCTATGAAACACTCAAAGAAGTGTTTAATGAAAACATTGCAAACTTAGTCAAAAGGCAGAGTGAAGACAAGTCTAAAGAGTGGATTGACCGTAAAAAGGAGACAATCAGTTTTTTAAAGTCAAATCAGTCTAAGGACGTTGAAATTGCCACACTAGCTGATAAATTATCAAACATAAGATCGATTTTCAGAGATTACGAAGTGGAAAGTGAACAACTTTGGAATAAATTTAATGCCGGAAAAGAATCACAACATTGGTATTACCAATCGATTGCCGAATCATTCTCTCAAGTTAAGGACACAAACGAATATAGAGAATATCGAGACTTAATCAGGAGAGTTTTTGAAGGAAAAGAAACAAATAGCGATTCAGAAAACAAATGA
- the ribD gene encoding bifunctional diaminohydroxyphosphoribosylaminopyrimidine deaminase/5-amino-6-(5-phosphoribosylamino)uracil reductase RibD translates to MHEKYMKLAIQEAKKGFGRTFTNPLVGAVIVNNDQVIASGAHLEYGKEHAEVNALSSYKAPDKRFDSILYVTLEPCNHDGKQPPCTQAIINSGIKQVVIAQLDPNPLVAGKGKKKLEQHGIKVITGVLETEARELNPFFNCFYEQNRPYITLKQAITLDGKLSLDSKRTAITGKDTYQYVRKERNHYQGILVGSQTILTDNPFLLGTDQTLHPIRIILDRRGRLFNKLDLNVFINQASPVWIFTERKVNIKLPKHVEAIVLKSATVKSIIKELTRRNIHSLYVEGGAKVHDSFLNSGYWDQMITYIAPKVIGGNGVPAMSSTREVNQVIELTNVTVESIHDDLRISGRRC, encoded by the coding sequence ATGCATGAGAAATACATGAAGCTAGCGATCCAAGAAGCTAAAAAGGGATTTGGTAGAACATTTACAAATCCTTTGGTTGGTGCTGTCATTGTCAATAATGATCAAGTCATTGCATCAGGTGCACATTTGGAATATGGCAAAGAACACGCCGAAGTTAATGCCCTCTCATCATATAAAGCTCCCGATAAACGATTCGATTCAATTCTCTACGTTACACTTGAACCTTGTAATCATGATGGCAAACAACCCCCTTGTACACAAGCAATCATTAACAGCGGGATAAAACAAGTGGTCATTGCCCAACTCGACCCTAACCCTTTAGTTGCAGGTAAAGGCAAGAAAAAGTTAGAACAACATGGCATCAAGGTAATTACTGGTGTGCTAGAAACAGAGGCTCGCGAATTGAATCCTTTTTTCAATTGCTTCTATGAACAAAATCGTCCCTATATCACTTTAAAACAGGCAATTACTTTGGATGGTAAACTATCATTAGATTCAAAGCGCACAGCAATCACGGGAAAGGATACTTATCAATACGTTCGAAAAGAGCGCAATCATTATCAAGGGATCTTAGTTGGAAGTCAAACGATTTTAACAGATAATCCTTTTCTGCTGGGAACAGATCAAACCTTGCATCCAATTCGGATCATTCTAGATCGGCGCGGTCGATTATTCAACAAACTCGATCTAAATGTTTTTATTAATCAAGCTAGTCCAGTTTGGATTTTCACCGAACGAAAAGTAAACATTAAGCTTCCAAAACATGTTGAAGCAATCGTTCTCAAAAGCGCTACAGTCAAATCGATTATCAAAGAATTAACGAGGAGAAATATCCACTCTCTCTATGTAGAAGGTGGAGCGAAAGTTCATGACAGCTTTTTAAACAGTGGTTATTGGGATCAAATGATTACTTATATCGCCCCAAAGGTCATTGGCGGCAACGGCGTGCCAGCAATGTCAAGCACAAGAGAAGTTAATCAAGTGATTGAATTAACGAATGTTACGGTTGAATCCATTCATGATGACTTAAGAATTTCTGGAAGAAGGTGTTGA